Proteins from one Pseudobdellovibrionaceae bacterium genomic window:
- a CDS encoding rhomboid family intramembrane serine protease — MGFVTTIIIAINLAVFAMWTFADASSEMPQFLIDNFLVSWTAITEGRPWTLVTSVFSHNLLWHLFLNMYALSSFGAVMERSLGVFRYLRFYFVAGIIGSFCHAAVSAFIIGNPDLPAHGASGAIAGIILLFSLLFPREKLLILGIIPIPAIFGALLFVGLDIWGLVAQAEGGGLPIGHGAHLGGALTGLIYYLLYFRRRVRTLA, encoded by the coding sequence ATGGGATTCGTCACCACGATCATCATCGCTATCAATCTTGCCGTCTTCGCGATGTGGACGTTCGCGGATGCGTCGAGCGAAATGCCCCAATTCCTGATCGACAACTTTTTGGTGAGCTGGACCGCGATCACCGAAGGCCGTCCCTGGACTCTCGTGACCTCGGTCTTTTCGCACAATCTGCTGTGGCACCTGTTTCTGAATATGTATGCGCTCAGCAGCTTCGGCGCGGTCATGGAACGTTCGCTCGGGGTGTTCCGCTATTTGCGCTTCTATTTCGTGGCGGGCATCATCGGCTCGTTCTGTCATGCGGCCGTGTCGGCGTTCATCATCGGGAATCCCGACCTTCCCGCCCACGGAGCGTCGGGCGCAATCGCGGGGATTATTTTACTTTTCTCGCTGCTGTTTCCCCGCGAAAAACTTCTGATCTTGGGGATCATCCCCATTCCGGCCATCTTCGGCGCACTTTTGTTCGTCGGTCTGGATATTTGGGGATTGGTCGCGCAGGCCGAGGGTGGCGGTCTGCCTATCGGCCACGGCGCGCACTTGGGCGGAGCGCTGACGGGCTTGATCTATTACCTGCTTTATTTCCGCCGACGGGTCCGCACGCTCGCGTAG
- a CDS encoding response regulator produces the protein MTLLRQLFTTIPRNPWIGFTVFAILGVLGNALSLPLFFGVDVVFGSIFTLIAIAWLGPRVGIAATLVAASYTFFLWNHFYAAIVLVAEGVFVALVLTRLRGNLALSSTLFWLILGIPLHAALYHYGLGMDSLGTQLATVKQATTGIFNSVIASLILSYAPYLTETRKSQVNRIPVYQHIFNIFVAIALVPAAILLVLDARNALKNIEESAMSRLETVGTGISQATEGWLRQQKNAVASVAWQIEMTGSMDPKRIQPILESVRAVWTDFYGAFVTDASGNTLAFDPLVNARGESTLGLNFSDRQYFQHLKEGGKGPYVSNVFLARGGVFEPVFNVAAPIYVKGEFKGIVAGSLNLVNVIQKLHVLLKDSVFQATLVDREGNVIVSDNPEYKSLEPYAPRNLRETEDMSERYYYRIPRPNEVAPMTRWNNSYLGMGIDLGAGSGWKLYVEQPMSPMRTVLYDRYIRNMAYLLGLAMVILFGSMLIAERISKPLAQLSNETTDLPDRLVRAEEINWPQSRILELNTVTENFQSMVREFKTRFLELETSRNQLKLAKEEAETANRMKSSFLANMSHEIRTPLGIMVGFTDLLIDERTDRGQRAEFALGLKRNASQLSLLIDDILDLSKVEAGHLSMEFSEFSLRQMMHDLIVDFSPKVQEKNLTIELQIADDVAERIVSDSVRLKQILVNLVGNAIKFTSSGRIDLSVRSSGEMIHIDVTDQGMGISAADQEKLFKPFSQADESLTRKFGGTGLGLALSKRLGILLGGDLRLLRSELGKGSTFRLQLPARAEPALVGERPRAQAERVIRHSLENVRILLVEDSPDNQMLISHMLERAGATVEIANDGEEGVRKAMSAEFDAVLMDLQMPVMDGLTAARILRVQGYEKPLIALTAHAMSEFRSKCLEAGFNDHVAKPIDFNDLIKALSQNGSLPETQI, from the coding sequence ATGACTTTGCTCCGTCAACTTTTCACTACGATTCCACGCAATCCTTGGATCGGTTTCACCGTCTTCGCGATTCTTGGCGTCTTGGGGAATGCCCTTTCACTGCCGCTTTTTTTCGGCGTGGATGTGGTTTTCGGCAGCATCTTCACGCTGATCGCGATCGCGTGGTTGGGGCCGCGCGTGGGGATCGCGGCCACGTTGGTCGCGGCCAGTTACACTTTCTTTTTGTGGAACCATTTTTACGCGGCGATCGTTCTTGTGGCCGAGGGCGTTTTCGTCGCGCTCGTTCTGACGCGTCTTCGCGGGAATTTGGCGCTCTCGTCGACGCTGTTTTGGTTGATCCTTGGAATCCCGCTGCATGCGGCGCTTTACCACTACGGTTTGGGAATGGATTCGCTGGGAACTCAGCTGGCGACCGTGAAACAAGCGACCACGGGAATATTCAACTCGGTGATCGCGAGCCTGATTCTTTCCTATGCTCCGTACCTGACCGAGACCCGCAAAAGCCAAGTGAACCGGATTCCGGTCTACCAGCACATTTTCAACATTTTCGTCGCGATCGCGCTGGTGCCGGCGGCGATTTTGTTGGTGCTCGATGCCCGTAACGCGCTCAAAAACATCGAAGAATCCGCGATGTCGCGGCTGGAAACCGTCGGCACGGGGATTTCGCAGGCCACGGAGGGTTGGCTACGACAGCAAAAAAATGCGGTCGCTTCCGTCGCGTGGCAGATTGAGATGACCGGATCGATGGATCCGAAACGCATTCAGCCGATCCTCGAGAGCGTCCGCGCCGTGTGGACCGACTTTTATGGGGCCTTCGTCACCGATGCGAGCGGGAACACTCTGGCCTTCGATCCTTTGGTGAATGCTCGTGGAGAATCCACGCTCGGTCTTAACTTCAGTGACCGTCAGTACTTTCAACACCTGAAGGAGGGCGGCAAAGGCCCCTACGTCTCGAATGTGTTTTTAGCGCGCGGCGGAGTTTTCGAGCCGGTTTTCAACGTGGCCGCGCCGATTTATGTCAAAGGCGAGTTTAAAGGAATTGTCGCCGGTTCATTGAATCTGGTGAACGTGATTCAGAAGCTGCACGTCTTGCTGAAGGACTCTGTCTTTCAGGCGACGCTGGTGGATCGAGAAGGCAACGTGATCGTCTCGGACAATCCCGAATATAAGTCGCTCGAGCCCTACGCTCCCCGGAATTTACGCGAGACCGAAGACATGAGCGAGCGTTATTACTACCGTATTCCGAGACCGAACGAAGTCGCGCCGATGACCCGTTGGAACAATTCGTATTTGGGAATGGGAATCGATCTTGGTGCCGGATCGGGCTGGAAGCTTTACGTCGAGCAGCCCATGTCCCCGATGCGGACGGTTCTTTACGATCGTTACATCCGGAACATGGCATATCTTCTGGGGCTGGCGATGGTGATTTTGTTCGGCTCGATGCTGATCGCCGAAAGAATTTCGAAACCTTTGGCGCAGTTGTCGAACGAAACCACCGACCTTCCCGATCGGTTGGTCCGCGCCGAAGAAATCAACTGGCCCCAAAGTCGTATCCTTGAGCTCAATACCGTAACCGAAAACTTTCAGTCCATGGTCCGCGAGTTCAAGACCCGTTTTTTGGAGCTCGAGACCTCGCGTAATCAACTGAAGCTGGCCAAAGAGGAAGCCGAAACCGCGAACCGGATGAAGAGTTCTTTCCTGGCGAATATGTCCCACGAAATTCGGACTCCGCTTGGGATCATGGTGGGTTTCACGGATCTGTTGATCGACGAGCGGACCGATCGAGGGCAGCGGGCGGAGTTCGCTTTGGGTTTGAAAAGAAACGCGAGTCAGCTTTCGCTGCTGATCGATGACATTCTTGACCTATCGAAGGTGGAGGCGGGCCACCTTTCCATGGAGTTCAGCGAGTTTTCGCTGCGGCAGATGATGCACGATCTGATCGTGGATTTTTCTCCGAAGGTGCAAGAGAAAAATCTGACGATCGAATTGCAGATCGCCGACGATGTGGCCGAACGGATCGTGTCGGACTCCGTTCGCTTGAAGCAGATCTTGGTCAACCTCGTCGGCAACGCGATCAAATTTACGTCCAGCGGAAGGATCGATCTTTCCGTCAGGAGCAGCGGCGAAATGATCCACATCGACGTGACCGATCAGGGCATGGGGATCTCGGCCGCCGATCAAGAGAAGCTCTTCAAACCTTTCAGTCAGGCGGACGAGTCCCTCACCCGGAAGTTCGGTGGCACGGGGCTCGGCTTGGCCCTTTCCAAAAGGCTCGGGATACTCTTGGGCGGGGATCTGCGCCTTCTGCGCAGTGAACTCGGCAAAGGATCGACGTTCCGTCTTCAGCTGCCGGCACGCGCCGAGCCGGCGCTGGTTGGCGAGCGTCCCCGTGCGCAGGCGGAACGTGTGATTCGTCATTCTCTCGAGAATGTGCGGATTCTTCTGGTTGAGGACTCGCCCGACAATCAAATGCTGATTTCGCATATGCTCGAACGTGCGGGCGCCACCGTCGAGATCGCGAACGATGGCGAAGAAGGTGTGCGCAAGGCGATGTCGGCGGAATTCGATGCCGTTTTGATGGATCTGCAGATGCCGGTGATGGACGGATTGACGGCCGCGCGTATCTTGCGCGTGCAGGGCTACGAAAAACCGTTGATCGCACTGACGGCTCACGCCATGTCGGAGTTCCGTTCGAAGTGCCTAGAAGCTGGATTCAACGATCACGTGGCGAAGCCGATCGACTTCAACGACTTGATCAAAGCCCTGAGCCAAAACGGCAGTCTTCCCGAGACGCAGATTTAA
- a CDS encoding heme-binding protein has product MATVDPRNENIPDPSLPLTEILKTIPEFFGVRVNEEPAYQVIEKHGDVEIRHYEAQVMASVTVVNEDFDAFREHAFKRLAYYIFGGNFEKEKMAMTAPVLQEKSGRHAWTMSFILPKGLDLSNLPQPLDEGVRVEARPAQHVAVLRYGGNNSLAKMKEHESLLEAWLQGQSAWIAMGDIYCAQYDAPFVLPIAKRNEVQIHVRHAH; this is encoded by the coding sequence ATGGCGACAGTCGATCCCCGCAACGAAAATATCCCCGATCCCAGTCTACCCCTGACGGAAATTCTGAAAACCATTCCCGAGTTTTTCGGAGTCCGGGTCAACGAGGAACCGGCCTATCAAGTCATCGAAAAACACGGGGATGTTGAGATCCGTCACTACGAGGCGCAAGTCATGGCTTCCGTCACGGTCGTGAACGAGGACTTCGACGCGTTTCGCGAACACGCCTTCAAACGTCTGGCGTATTACATCTTCGGTGGGAATTTCGAGAAAGAGAAAATGGCGATGACCGCCCCCGTCCTTCAAGAGAAGTCCGGACGTCATGCGTGGACCATGAGCTTCATTCTGCCGAAGGGCCTTGATCTATCGAACTTGCCGCAGCCGTTGGATGAAGGCGTTCGGGTCGAGGCGCGCCCCGCTCAGCATGTCGCCGTCCTCCGTTACGGAGGCAATAACTCACTCGCCAAAATGAAAGAGCACGAATCGCTTCTGGAGGCTTGGCTTCAAGGGCAAAGCGCTTGGATCGCGATGGGCGACATCTACTGCGCCCAATACGATGCCCCTTTCGTTTTGCCGATCGCGAAACGGAATGAAGTACAAATTCACGTCCGGCACGCGCACTAA
- a CDS encoding NAD(P)H-dependent oxidoreductase — MNQWTALGNVADLRRDLDARGSLMEIEVDGRRFVLSYFNGEFGALNAKCNHMGAPLAQGRMVEGRIQCPWHYWEFDHRSGAGVNRSYEPLASNGGVVPSFPLKIENETLFIDIAGENERVRPSYNPMHPVARDPVRAAGPVRVLGLSTTAMDPKFPRYSTSEHLLKSSLARAEKELGVETQFLALADLKFRHCEGFYSKSERACTWPCSITKLDPADEMVKVYEAMVHWADVVIMGTPIRWGSASSLYYKMAERLNSVQNQITLRDRVLIKDKVAGFIITGGQDNIQAVAGQMLMFFGELGFVSPPFPFVAHSRGWSSEDMEHNMTSVRDSEYLHQQSFELVERSVKMVGSFITH; from the coding sequence ATGAATCAATGGACCGCCCTCGGGAACGTCGCCGACCTACGCCGCGATCTGGACGCGCGCGGTTCACTGATGGAAATCGAAGTCGATGGACGTCGCTTCGTGCTTTCCTATTTCAACGGGGAGTTCGGCGCCCTGAACGCAAAGTGCAATCACATGGGTGCCCCACTGGCGCAGGGTCGCATGGTCGAAGGCCGCATCCAATGTCCGTGGCACTACTGGGAGTTCGACCATCGCAGCGGCGCCGGCGTGAACCGCTCTTACGAACCCTTGGCATCCAACGGCGGAGTCGTCCCCAGCTTCCCTCTGAAAATTGAAAACGAAACCTTGTTCATCGACATCGCGGGCGAAAACGAGCGCGTCCGCCCCTCATACAATCCCATGCATCCGGTCGCACGCGACCCCGTAAGGGCCGCGGGACCCGTGCGCGTCTTGGGACTTTCCACCACGGCGATGGATCCGAAGTTTCCCCGGTATTCGACCTCCGAACATCTTTTGAAATCGTCGCTCGCGCGCGCCGAAAAAGAACTGGGCGTCGAAACCCAATTTCTGGCGCTCGCCGACCTGAAGTTCCGTCACTGCGAGGGGTTTTACTCGAAAAGCGAACGCGCGTGCACATGGCCGTGTTCGATTACCAAACTCGATCCCGCCGACGAGATGGTGAAAGTGTACGAGGCCATGGTTCACTGGGCCGACGTCGTCATCATGGGTACGCCGATCCGGTGGGGCTCGGCCAGCTCGCTCTACTACAAGATGGCCGAGCGACTGAACAGCGTGCAAAACCAAATCACCTTACGTGATCGCGTGCTGATCAAAGATAAGGTCGCGGGCTTCATCATCACCGGTGGGCAAGACAATATTCAAGCGGTCGCGGGCCAGATGCTGATGTTCTTCGGCGAACTTGGCTTCGTGTCCCCGCCCTTCCCGTTCGTCGCGCACTCGCGGGGCTGGTCCTCCGAGGACATGGAGCACAACATGACCTCGGTGCGCGATAGTGAATACCTACATCAACAGAGTTTTGAACTGGTTGAACGCTCCGTGAAAATGGTCGGCTCGTTCATCACGCACTAG
- a CDS encoding ion transporter: MAMSSREKIARIVFESDTWGGKVFDLVLIGAILISVVLVTLESVASIRAWIGYELYVAEWAFTLLFLVEYLLRVFSVRNRLSYVFSFFGVIDFLAILPTFLSLFIPGAQSLLIIRVFRLLRIFRIFKLAQYLGEGQMLLAALRASRAKVTVFLVVVLSTVLTMGALMYVIEGAASGFTSIPTGIYWAIVTMTTVGFGDITPKTPLGQLFASGLMILGYGVIAVPTGIVTSELTRASRYFKLDGRSCPACQELAHSEDAKYCRLCGSILNRETK, from the coding sequence AAATCGCCCGTATCGTATTTGAATCCGACACCTGGGGCGGCAAGGTCTTTGACCTCGTCTTGATCGGTGCCATCCTCATCAGCGTCGTGCTCGTCACCCTCGAAAGCGTCGCAAGTATTCGCGCGTGGATCGGTTACGAGCTCTACGTGGCGGAGTGGGCCTTCACCCTGCTTTTTCTCGTCGAATATCTACTGCGCGTTTTTTCGGTGCGGAATCGGCTGAGCTATGTCTTCAGCTTCTTCGGTGTGATCGACTTCCTCGCCATTTTGCCGACGTTCTTAAGTCTATTCATCCCGGGGGCGCAGTCCCTTTTGATCATCCGGGTTTTCCGCCTTTTGAGGATCTTCCGCATCTTCAAACTCGCGCAGTACTTGGGCGAAGGGCAGATGCTCCTGGCCGCGCTTCGAGCCAGTCGCGCGAAAGTGACGGTCTTCTTGGTCGTCGTACTGTCGACCGTCCTGACCATGGGAGCGCTGATGTACGTCATCGAAGGCGCGGCGTCGGGTTTCACGAGCATCCCCACCGGAATCTATTGGGCCATCGTCACCATGACGACCGTCGGCTTCGGGGACATCACCCCGAAAACGCCCTTGGGTCAGCTCTTCGCATCCGGATTGATGATTTTGGGCTACGGCGTGATCGCCGTGCCCACCGGCATCGTGACGTCGGAATTGACTCGGGCCTCGCGTTATTTCAAGTTGGACGGACGCAGTTGCCCCGCTTGCCAAGAGCTCGCCCATTCCGAAGACGCGAAGTACTGCCGACTGTGTGGATCGATTTTGAATAGGGAGACGAAATGA